Proteins encoded by one window of Lycium barbarum isolate Lr01 chromosome 11, ASM1917538v2, whole genome shotgun sequence:
- the LOC132616703 gene encoding PRA1 family protein F3-like gives MENMRSGDLLLGMRRPWKEMLSFSLPESSGDAILRIKENSSYFHMNYVIIILFVIFLSLLWHPVSLIVFLITLAAWLFLYFLRDDPLVVFGYIVDERVVLTVLSIFTMVLLLATSTMNVVAGVAVGVAIVVAHGAIRRTDDLRFMDEEELGGGGQWLTKVHLKDTASSSFSS, from the coding sequence ATGGAAAATATGAGATCAGGTGATCTCCTTCTAGGCATGCGCCGCCCCTGGAAAGAAATGCTCTCTTTCTCCCTCCCTGAAAGTTCAGGTGACGCTATTTTACGTATCAAAGAAAATTCTTCCTATTTCCACATGAACTACGTTATCATTATCCTTTTCGTGATCTTCTTAAGCCTCTTATGGCACCCGGTTTCTCTCATTGTATTCCTCATCACGTTAGCTGCATGGCTCTTCCTTTATTTCCTTCGCGATGACCCTTTGGTAGTTTTCGGGTACATTGTGGATGAACGTGTGGTTTTGACGGTCTTGTCAATATTTACGATGGTTTTGTTACTCGCGACATCCACCATGAATGTGGTGGCAGGGGTAGCTGTTGGGGTGGCCATAGTGGTGGCTCATGGAGCGATTAGGAGGACTGACGATTTGAGATTTATGGATGAGGAGGAACTAGGTGGTGGTGGTCAATGGCTTACCAAGGTGCACTTGAAAGATACTGCTTcttcttcgttttcttcctga